The following are encoded together in the Myxococcus virescens genome:
- a CDS encoding phage portal protein, whose amino-acid sequence MGRLGNAWRALFGPGDTAAQSAGGLLAGVLTTTQAPRRGTREVLQAYKRSPWVHSLFRRVAEDVASIPWQVYAAPGRRGKSVSRSLHGARGDVRARMVGRAVATGDLRPVDAHPFLDVLAACNPALGAHDTWTVAQLHLDLVGQAPLVWERNALGQPLELWPVAPHWIAEVPRVGFPYYRASWSGWQRNLPEADVLWLRGPDPEHPYARGTSYGEALGDEMDVGELRARYAKNFFYNDATPAALVSLEGASKDQLLAIKADWDADHRGPGRNGRPRFTGTKMQYQALTQSLKDMQLKEQREEDRDIVREVLGVPPEILGVLENSNRSTIDSAEYLYMRGVVVPRKERQRVALERVLRESYDERLVLGFVSPVPEDAAAQRAHMVSVPSAFTVNEHRTAGGRPALEDGAGEALYVPPSPGLGFGSLGLSAGKEDPAWARRAGGRGRPVRKAVDPVEVALEALRPEFLSEEVGPVNDEAYEAWAQQALDQLGTGARFDMRNPLVREALERAAGERIALINETTAQALRSELAAGAAAGEGVRELANRVEDVFEDAEGYRARRIARTEVVGLSNSANFEAWRQSDVVEGKEWLSVRDGSTRDSHRKLDGVVVGLDEPFVTSGGRKAQHPGGFGVAEEDINCRCTGLPKVADPDKAVRALTEEAKAALWKAFDEALVPWEDALEDALKRGFQAQKAAVLAAIGGES is encoded by the coding sequence ATGGGAAGACTCGGCAACGCATGGCGGGCGCTCTTCGGCCCCGGGGACACGGCCGCCCAGTCCGCGGGCGGGCTGCTGGCCGGCGTCCTCACCACGACGCAGGCCCCGCGGCGCGGCACCCGAGAGGTGTTGCAGGCGTACAAGCGCAGTCCCTGGGTGCACTCCCTCTTCCGCCGCGTGGCCGAGGACGTGGCCTCCATCCCCTGGCAGGTGTACGCGGCGCCCGGGCGGCGGGGGAAGTCCGTCTCGCGTAGCCTGCACGGTGCCCGCGGTGACGTCCGCGCGCGCATGGTGGGGCGGGCGGTGGCAACGGGCGACCTGCGCCCCGTGGACGCCCACCCATTCCTGGACGTCCTGGCCGCCTGCAACCCAGCCCTGGGGGCGCATGACACCTGGACGGTGGCGCAACTCCACCTGGACCTCGTCGGACAGGCGCCCCTTGTCTGGGAGCGCAATGCCCTGGGCCAGCCCCTGGAGTTGTGGCCCGTGGCGCCGCACTGGATTGCCGAGGTGCCCCGCGTCGGCTTCCCCTACTACCGGGCCTCGTGGAGCGGCTGGCAGCGCAATCTCCCCGAGGCGGACGTGCTGTGGCTGCGCGGGCCGGACCCTGAGCACCCCTATGCCCGGGGCACGTCCTACGGCGAGGCACTGGGCGATGAGATGGACGTGGGCGAGCTGCGCGCCCGGTACGCCAAGAACTTCTTCTACAACGACGCCACGCCGGCCGCGCTCGTCTCCCTGGAGGGTGCCAGCAAGGACCAACTGCTGGCCATCAAGGCGGACTGGGATGCGGACCATCGCGGGCCCGGACGGAACGGCCGCCCGCGCTTCACTGGCACGAAGATGCAGTACCAGGCGCTGACGCAGTCGCTGAAGGACATGCAGTTGAAGGAGCAGCGGGAGGAGGACCGGGACATCGTCCGCGAGGTGCTGGGCGTGCCCCCCGAAATCCTCGGCGTGCTGGAGAACAGCAACCGCTCCACCATCGACAGCGCGGAGTACCTGTACATGCGCGGCGTGGTGGTGCCCCGGAAGGAGCGCCAGCGCGTGGCCCTGGAGCGCGTGCTGCGCGAGTCCTACGACGAGCGGCTGGTGCTGGGCTTCGTCTCGCCAGTGCCCGAGGACGCAGCCGCCCAGCGCGCGCACATGGTGTCCGTGCCGAGCGCCTTCACGGTGAACGAACACCGCACGGCAGGTGGGCGCCCAGCACTGGAGGACGGCGCAGGCGAGGCGCTGTACGTGCCTCCCTCGCCGGGCCTGGGTTTCGGCTCCCTAGGGCTGTCGGCGGGGAAGGAGGACCCGGCCTGGGCGCGGCGGGCGGGGGGCAGGGGCCGGCCCGTGCGCAAGGCAGTGGACCCGGTGGAGGTGGCGCTGGAGGCGTTGCGCCCGGAGTTCCTCTCCGAGGAGGTGGGCCCCGTCAATGACGAGGCCTACGAGGCATGGGCGCAGCAGGCGCTGGACCAACTCGGCACGGGCGCACGGTTCGACATGCGCAACCCCCTGGTGCGCGAGGCGCTGGAGAGGGCAGCGGGGGAGCGCATCGCCCTCATCAACGAGACGACGGCCCAGGCCCTGCGCTCCGAGCTCGCCGCCGGCGCCGCGGCAGGCGAGGGCGTGCGCGAGCTGGCCAACCGGGTGGAGGACGTCTTCGAGGACGCGGAGGGCTACCGCGCCCGGCGCATCGCCCGCACCGAGGTGGTGGGCCTGTCCAACTCCGCCAACTTCGAGGCATGGCGCCAGTCAGACGTCGTCGAGGGCAAGGAGTGGCTGTCCGTCCGCGACGGCAGCACCCGCGACTCCCACCGCAAGCTGGATGGCGTGGTGGTGGGGCTGGACGAGCCTTTCGTCACCAGCGGCGGGCGCAAGGCCCAGCACCCCGGTGGCTTCGGCGTGGCCGAGGAGGACATCAACTGCCGGTGCACGGGGCTGCCCAAGGTGGCGGACCCGGACAAGGCGGTGCGCGCCCTCACCGAGGAGGCGAAGGCCGCGCTGTGGAAGGCCTTCGACGAGGCCCTGGTGCCCTGGGAGGACGCGCTCGAGGACGCGCTGAAGCGTGGCTTCCAGGCGCAGAAGGCGGCCGTCCTGGCTGCGATTGGAGGGGAGTCGTGA